TCTTTGGCACAGTCGTCTGCAAGGCAGTTTCCTATCTCATGGGTAAGTGAGAGAACTAACCTGCTCgacacccccccccacccccaccccccaccctgttgcctctctcctctcctaaAGTCCTTGCTGGATGTCAGGATGTTTCCAGTGCAGGTTGGGGAAGTCCCACTGGTGAATATGTAGTGCAAGCTTCCTAGAGActacttcctcttcccttccttagGGGTATCTGTGAGTGTGTCCACGCTAAGCCTCGTGGCCATCGCCCTGGAGCGGTACAGCGCCATCTGCCGACCACTGCAGGCGCGCGTGTGGCAGACGCGCTCCCACGCAGCTCGTGTGATTGTAGCCACGTGGATGCTGTCCGGACTGCTCATGGTGCCCTACCCCGTGTACACTACCTTGCAGCCAGCGGGACCCCTTGTGCTGCAGTGTGTGCATCGCTGGCCCAGTGCGCGAGTTCGCCAAACCTGGTGAGAGAGCCCATTAACCTATTTCTGGGAAttcccttctccatctccatTAGATGTTTACAACCTTTCCCCAGAATCTTCCTCCAGCTGCTCCCAGAATTACCGCTTCAGTTCCCTTTCTGCACTCACCACTCTGGGATTCCCATTTGAGGCCCCTCCCAGTTCTCTAACCCTTCGCAGGAGCACTCCCAAATCTACCTCTGGGGCTTGGCCGCCAGCCCTGGAAAATCCTTTGCTCTTCCTCCATCTGTTATCGTAGCTAGACAGAGACCAGCGTTATAGTCTGTGCTCTGCCTCCAGGTCTGTGCTGCTGCTCCTACTCTTGTTCTTCGTCCCGGGTGTGGTTATGGCGGTGGCCTACGGGCTTATCTCCCGCGAGCTCTACTTAGGGCTCCGCTTTGATGGTGACAGTGACAACGAGAACCAGAACCGACTCCGAAGCCAAGGAGGGCCGTCGGGTGGGGCGGGACCAGGTGGGTGAAATCCAGGATGGGCAGGGCTTTAGAAAGGGGCGGGGCCTAGAGGGGGTGGGGCAGAAAGGAGTGTGTCGGCAGCCAGGCTGTAAATGGGGGGTCAGGTGAAGGTTAGGCTGAAGATTGACACTCAGCCTACTACTCTGACAACCCACGGTCTGTGCTCAGGCGCTGCCCACCAGAACGGACGTTGCCGGCCAGAGCTCGGGCTGGCTGGTGAGGACGGCGATGGCTGTTACGTGCAGCTTCCGCGCTCCCGGCCTGCACTGGAGCTGTCCGCGCTGACTGCGCCCACTCCTGGGCCAGGATCCGGCCCCCGGCCCGCCCAGGCCAAACTGCTAGCGAAGAAGCGCGTGGTGCGGATGTTGCTGGTGATTGTCgtcctttttttcctgtgttgGCTGCCAGTGTACAGCGCCAACACGTGGCGCGCCTTCGACGGCCCTGGTGCACACCGCGCACTTTCGGGTGCACCCATCTCTTTCATCCACTTGCTGAGCTATACCTCGGCCTGTGTTAACCCCCTGGTCTACTGCTTCATGCACCGTCGCTTTCGCCAGGCCTGCCTCGACACGTGCGCCCGCTGCTGCCCCCGGCCTCCAAGAGCACGCCCCAGGCCTCTTCCAGATGAggaccctcccaccccctccattGCTTCGCTGTCTAGGCTGAGCTACACCACCATCAGCACGCTGGGGCCTGGctgaggggtggagggggagtgggGGCTAAGGCAGGACAGACTGATTCCTACAAGCACAGCCCCATCCAGACACACAAGAGACACAGACTAACTGACATAGGAGACTGACGCACAACAGCATGGACTAACCCCAATGCACAGGAAAAGATGGCTTACCTGACACAAAGGAAACAAACCAGATCCCCACACAGGAAATGAGGCACATTGTTAATATGGGACTGAGCTGGGCACATAGTAACATGGCACTGATCTTGGACGTACACAGAAACAGGGTCCCTAGCAGTGGACTATCCCTACACAGCAGGAAGTCTGACAGAGGCTGACctgcctctcacacacacatatggtaATGGCATTGATTCTTCTAGGGCTCTGGAGCCTGGCATAGGACTGACTCCTGAGATGCTCCAGGCTACCCCCAGTTTGACCTCACAGTGCCCTTCCCCAATCAGTGTTGGAAACACCAGCTGGCCTATTCTCACACTTCCCTAAGCAACAGACTGTTTTGCACTAAAAAGTCCTGTCATTCCTTTCAAGTTAAATACTGTGACtttgccccctcctccctcacccagTCTCTTCGAAAGATAATAAATGACTTGGCTTCCTCCTAAACTTCCTTTCTGGACTTTTTGGGGGCAGGTGATGAGACATCAGATTTTGTGGAGTCCTTCCTGTCAGGTCCCTCCCCCTGCTTCTCACTCCTGTGCATGACCCCCTGCCACAAAGCCCGTGGTCTGAGGCTAGATGAGGCTGTGTGTATTCTCTCTGGTTGTCATCCTGGACTCACCCACACTCCAGTGTTATATGTAATAGCtgggaatgggggtgggaggtgggataTCCATGACACGTCATGATTCTTGAGCACATTCTCCTAAAGTTGTGTCATTGTTAAGGTACTATATTAATAGatgcttattaaaattttaatgaaaagataaaagaggaaGCACTGTATAGTAAGACTCATTTTATTCAATGTGTGTTTGAAACACCACGAGTCAGACCATAACAGGTGCACAGAAATTAAAGAGTAGGGCCTTTTTAATGCACCCTTCTCCGGTGTCAGAACCTGGCCAAGCTTCTGCCCGTTGGAGGCACCCTTACTGGCCAGCAATAATGAGGCAGGGCGAGGGGACTGGACCTGAATAGGACTTCTGGAGCAGCCTCCCTTTTGGTTATAAGACTGATCTGGTGCCAGAGAAAGGCAGGGACAGCAAGTacacccctccacacacacaatGACAAAGAGGGAAGAATAGATGACCTCACCAAGGAGACATACATGGATGATCAGAGGCATGGTATGTTGGGAGAGGGCTTCCTTGACACTTCATCTTGtaacagttggggaaactgagacccagagcaaGAAAAAAGCTGCTCAAGGTCATACAATAAATTAAAGCAAGATAGAAATAATCCTGTTGAAGTAGACACTGAGCTGAAGATGGGAAAGAAACCATACCCATCAGAGGGCGGACCCAAGTTTTGTGGGGCCTAGAGATTATAAAATTgggtgccctttgttaagaaaaaaaaattaaaggtacaAAATTACTAGGACACAAACAAGTGTCCTAGCCTCGGAAGAAGCTTGTGCCAGTGAGGAGTCCTAAAATTTAAGCCTCATTAGCTTCACAGCCAATAATACCTCTAAAATTCACCCACTAACTGGCTGGACCAAGGCTAGATGGAGTGGAGGACAGTGAAAAAGGAGAATGATCTTCTGTTTACCAGCACCAAGGCTGCTCCCATCCATCCTTTCTACAAGGCTCTGGGCTGCAAGaggcaagaagaaggaagaaaaggagggagaaggcGTTCCAAGCTGTCAACTATGACAGTGCTGGTTAAAAATAGAATCCCAGCTGGTCTGAGTTGCTGAAGGCAAGATATTGGACCTTTCTTTCTCGTGCCAACTTCTCCAGGGGGTGGAAATAGGGTCGCCCATAGGCTTCACAGCACTTCCCTCAACCATCCCCACTGTCCCTTGTGAAGGAGTTACAGCCTTGATGAGGTTGCCCCACTGTCAGCCCCTCCGgctggggcctgggctcctgATGACCACCAGATGGCAGTGGGGAGCTCAGAGGGGGAGGGCTGGTCCAGCCTCTCAGCCTGGATTTTGAGCTTAAGTACTGTGGCGGAGGGCTAGCCTAGAACCTGGCACAAGGCTTGGCCTTAATAATGCCATTTTGCACACTGTGAGCCCTTTAGTCTACAGAATATTTACACATCCACCACCCCTATCTATGCACTATCTAGTTACCAGATGTGGAATCCAGGGATCCTCCCgtctattttccatctcttgaAATCCAACAAAACATTTCAGGTCCAGATTCAATATCACTGTCTCCATGAAGTCCTGCTTGGTCATCCTAGCAAAGCTTGTCTGCTCTTACAGTACTTACTGCTTTCTATCTTATATCATAGGTATTTGTGTTCCTGCCTGATTTCCCATGTTGGACTGAGAACAGTACGATTTAGTGGAAAGACAAGTGAGCCTGGGCTGAGAAGGCGGGGTGGTGGCGGAGGTGGTAGTGAAATCTAATGCTTCTCGGTGCTAGGTGACAGGAGTTTTATATACACCAATTCATTTCATTCTCAGAACTCTTCTACAGAACATTTCTCTTCatttgacagaagaggaaagtgaagctGAGAAAGCATAGGGAGTTACACGAGGTCCTGCAGCTAGAATGGAGGCAAGAACAGAATGGAGCTCAGGTCTCTGCCTCCaaagtttttcctctttctattaTGCTGTGTTGGCTTCTTTCGAGCCTTGAAGACCTGGGTTCCAGTGGTCCTGCCTTTTTAAATCGTGTGATTTCGTGCAAGTTATCTCAGTGAGTCTCAGTCTCAGCTATAAAACGGGAATAATTACATTAACTTCTatgatattatgatttataataagaaatatattttcagtctttgtccccattcctggcacagagctcctaaaaccttcgGAATTTCCTAAGTGACGAGAGACCttaggtgtcttttgttatgttaatgaggtgacttttgggaTGCCCCTAGGTCAcctaaggatgagggctggttgcCACAGGAACCAACCCTGTGATTATAGGATTAGAACTTTCAGTCCTACCCCTGACCtccaaggaggggagaggagccagAGATTGAGTCCAATCACCAAtctcaatgatttaatcaatttgCCTATAAAATGAAGTCTCCATAAGAACCCCAAAGGACAAGATTTGGAGAGCCGCCAGGTTGATGAACAAGCAGAGATTTGGGGGAGAATGGTGTGCCTGGAGACAGCATGGGATCTCCGAGCTGtttccccacaccttgccctatgcatctttTCTATCCAGCTGTTCTTGAGTTACATTGTTTTACAGTAAACTGgaaatctagtaagtaaactgcttctcagagttctgtgagccactgtaGCAAATGGATCGAACCCAAGGaaggggtcattggaacctctgatttatagccagtcagtcagaagcacaagCCACAACTTGGACTTGAAATTGGCATCTGAAGGGGAGCGAGAGatagtcttgtaggactgagatcTTAAGCTGTCAGATCTGatactatctccaggtagatagtgtcagaattgagttgaattgcagaacacccagctggtgtcggaGCACTGCTTGGTGGTGTGGAAAAAACACACACTGTAATTGGTGTCAGAACCATAATTCACATTGccattttgaaaattaagtaaaacaaTGCTCAACATGGCTTATCATTGTACCAAGGACATAGCATAAGAAAGGTCAGACTTGAGATTGCTTCAAGACTTACATAAAGGAATAGTACCAGGAAACAAGGCCCTCTGCAAACAGAAAGCCACCCCTAACTGAGGAGGGCAGAGCTCTGGGTCCAAGGGGAAACTTGGACCCTGCTAGGAGATGGTGTTAGAAAgtggtggaggggctggccctgcggccgagtggttaagttcgtgaactccgctgcggcagcccagtgttttgtcaattcgaatcctgggcacggacatggcaccactcatcaagccacgctgaggcggcatcccacatgccacaactagaaggacccacaactaagaatatacaactatgtaccagggggctttggagagaaaaaggaaaaaaataaaatctttaaaaaagaaaaagtggtggagtcagaatttgaacccaggtcttcctGACTCAAGCCCATGCTCTTTTCACTACACATCCAGACTATGATCTCCCAGAGAGGTCATTCAGGGCTGAGGAGTTGAAAGCAATTTGGAACCACTCAGGACTCTTTTCAGGGCTTGAAGTAGAAAAACAGGTAAGTCTACAGCTCTGCAGACCTGGATCCTGCAGCAAGCCCCATATCTAGCATCCCCATCCCTGGAGGGAAGGCCCCTGGAGAGTCATCTCCACAAAACAAGAGAAGGGCAGGTATCATGGAAATCTCACTGCCTCAAACCTTCCAGGAAATCAGGTTTCCTGGCTAAGTCTCAGATACAGGGACAAACTAGAGAATAGGAGGTATCACAAAGAGCATGCAAAGATGAGGACCTTAGGCCAGAAGTGGCCTCTCTCACAGACAACTCAAGCCAGAGTCTTGGATGCCCATACACTCTAATTAGTCAGGTCTAGTGGGAAGCAAGGGATGTTGATGGAAACACTTAATTCCTTTGAGTTATCTCTGGGAGAGGAGAGGTATGAGGGAAGGAAAGCAGGCCCCATCTCAGGTCACAGATTTGATGCTGGGATATAATGCCTGGAAATGGCAGCCCTTCTTGCAGATTCTAGCCATGGTCCTTTGGCTGTTTTCTTGTTCTCTGAGACTTATTCACTCTCACCCAACTTTAAGGGTACTTGATCAGCCAGAAACTTGGTCCACCACTGGCACCATGCACACAGATCAGCACCTCTCTCTTGGTAGGGTCCAGTCTTTTGGAAACAGAATTCTAGCCCAACCATGTAGCCTCTTCTTGAGGAAAGGAAATAGTTAACCAAGTAGGCCCATTGAAGTAGCACTTTGTCTTAATCAAACACTTTCGGGTCCCAAAGATCTAACTAGGCATATACGTACTGAGAGATAAGACATGGAAGAGTTCTTGAGGAATGTACGTTTGAACGATAAGGCTGGTTTGAGGGCTAAGGCTGTCCAATTTCCCAGGGCCAAATAAGTGGGCTTTGAGCAACATGAGAAAGGCAGAAACCCAAGATATTTCCAGCCAGGATACACGATCCCATGGATGTTTCAAGAAACAGGGCTACAACACTGCCTGTGGTCCTGGAGgggcaggtgcaaaggccccACTCAGACAGGGGCAGAGCCTTCCAGGCGGAACTCAGTTTGTGGGCAGAGGGAAAAATCCCTTTCTTGCCTCCAACCAGGCATAACTCCTTTATCCTTCTAAATTTATCAGTATTAGCCCTCCCTGAAGTAATAGACAGCATTTCAGGGCACTTGAAGGCCAGCCCCCAGGCTGCCTAGATGTGCGGACCTGCAGCTCAGCCTAGAAAAGGCAAGAGCAAGAGCAATGGCTGTTTGAGGCAGGAAAAGTCTGGCTTTAAGCACAGAATTTTTAGTAACTGCAGCTAGAGAGATAGAGGGCCCTCACATATGTCAGGGAACAGCTGCACGCACCATTTAGAATGGTGATGCAGGTCAAACAGAACTAGACAGCAAAAGTGGGGATCTGACTAGAGGAGACGAATATGCAGCGACAGTGGAGGGAGCTAAAACCAGTTGCTGATACGAATACTGGTCTCACTGGAAGGATCTGATACCCAGTCTACCCCAATGCCATTTACTAACTATGGAGTGACTAGCTCTGACTGGTTACTTtccctttctgagtctcagtttccctcaTCTGTCAATATCCCTCACCTGGGAATATCTCATGCCTTGCTATCTAGTTACGAGGGTTCCATAAAATGGAGCATCTCTCTCCCCTGGAAAATGTACAAGCTCAGGAAGATTGTTAGATGCCCTACCACTGAGACAATTCTAGCACCCACCTCCATATGTAactcaaagtaaaaataatactGAATCATAACATTCATATAATGAAGTCCAATAAACTTCTGACTTTCCCAAGATGAGTACTTCAGaaacttttatttgaaatgtcaaacattgatttacttattttaatttttttattagtcATATATGCACATAAAGAGTCAACTAGTGCTATACATTAAGACAAATAGCAGTCCTCAGCCCCCTGCCTTgttcttcttcatttctcttttcccagaagaaatcactttcaaattttttatcttttttctttagtatttatcCCCATATCTTTTAATAGCATGTTGTTATTACTTCTCGGTCCTTCTGTTTGGCAGTATTATCTATTGACTACCCACCATGGAAGACAAGGGTACAACTCTCATTTCCCCCACCAGCCCACCAGACACATACACTCCTACACCCTCTTTCTGCCCAACAAAATCATAACATAACATTTGTTATTTGATAACCAGGCTCCAAAGTGATGCCCAATGATACTCACCTTTTTGTATTCATCACCCTATGACCGACTTTAAGTAGGGCTGACATGTATGACCAACAAACtcacaaaatatttaatgaagagGAGCTCCAACCCTGTGCTTGCATATTTGGCCTCATTCACCTCCCCTTAATCCCAGCCCTCTTGGGTCttgttttcatttaacattttgattttttgtaCATCATAGactttttttgcattaatttttatcttttgaaatagtccattaaaatacttttttatctTGATCACTAAATTTTTTGATGCCCGTTTAAATTTTGCACCCAAGGCAAAAAAGCACTCGCTTACTTTACCTTAGTCCTGGTCCTAACATATTCTAATAGCTTCTTGAGAAAGGGTACTTGGGAGGTCAGTTTTTGATACCTTGCACACCTATATATGTCTAGTTGCACCTTCACACTGGATTAATAGTTTGGCTAAGTATGGAATTCTAGGTTAGGAATTTTTTTACCAATCTTTTGAAGATGTTGTTCTTATGAAGTCCAGtcattttgatgaggattttcaggctggttaattttaaaacggtttatgatgaggattttgaGCCTGGTTAATTTTAAAGCTAcggatgagaagcaggctctgaggagtggaatttgcttgtccctttgttgggaaacatttacatttctaagggaaacctctatctgtgaagatgcctctccctctgtgccaggaagaagggggatggccctatctctagaaactcttaatcaatgccagagacAAGGACTTAAGTCATTTACtctctggcaacctcatgtaactgacccccccccccccccccccccccgccaaattctcctttgtctttagctgaggataatattcaagtggtgacttctgccatttactcaatccggtttgattcttatctaaaagttgtgggacctcCAAAAGGCCGGACCCtatgggcactgataccattttaacttttttacatattctttgtcttgtaaagagataactcacatacctatgccttaaatttaactctaaccctcaacttggagcagcagctctgcctcccCATGGGTCCCATCCCCATGccagcggcggcggcagcagcagctccccatgccagcagcatctctgaatgcccgtgggtcctgtccccacgcagcagaagctctgactgcccatgggtcctgtccccatgctattctattctctaaataaaagagcactactgccagatcttaagagtctaagaaatctttctttcgactcctcggctcaccgaccccacatcaattTGACTTCTGATCCTTTGCTTTACATAGTGGCTTTCGATTTTGGAATTTTGTTGGTCTGTCCTATTTACAGTAGGACAGGACTTAGTTTAACAGTGGAGGACTAGAAGCTGACCAGAAGTTCTGAGCAGTGGATGGAGCTCATCACCCTGGAGCTTCATTGTAGGGCAATCTGGTTGGCTGTTTGTTGGGGAACTCCAGAGGTCAAGACCTTCAAGGCTTTCCTCTTGGGCTGATCGGATCTCCTAGAGAAAGCTTTTCCAATCTCCTGAACAGATAATTAATGCCTAGGTACCAGCATTTGGGGAGCCAGTGGGAGAAGAAGACTGCAAGATGGTGTGGTCTGGGCTGACATTTAGTGTGCATATGTGCAGTTAAGCTTCCGGTTGTTTTATGGTATCCCTGCCTTCAATTGTGCCTGAAGGACCCTCAGCTTTACCTTCTCCAGACAGGTCTCCTGCTTCTGCCTGGTGAGAAGAGCAGCAGAGAGTTAGGGAAAGGATCTGGAAATCTCCCTTCTCAACAACTTTAaaccaatcttcttttattttccctctatTCCATTTTCAAAGATACTTAGAACCACCAATTCCTAGGCCTTTGGAGGGTTCTATCATTTAGTTGTGGGGGTTCTTTGCTTATCCTGTAGTGTTAGGTTTCTGCCTACTTGGATCTACTAAGTCATCAGACACCTGTCCATCTATTTTTCAGTTTCCAGAATGTTGTCATCTCCTCTTTTCCTCACCATCTCTGAGAAtttaagccttaaaaaaaaaaaaaaaaaaaaaaaccaacccttTAAACTCAGTTAAGGGATCAGGGCAACCCTCAGCACAGTACCAGTGGGGTAACAGAGCATAggatgatgaggattttaggctggttaattttaaaactgcagatgagaagcaggctccgaggagtggaatttgctcaccctttgatgagagacagttgcatttgtgaaggaaatctccatgcctccctctctgcgccaggaggaaggggggatggccttatgtatgaaaactcttaatggggaaggcaagaactgaagttgtttactgtctggcaacctcatgcaactgacctcaccccacccccacccccacccccccaccccccgccaccaaaatcctcttttgtctttagctgaggataatatttaagtggtgacttctgccatttactcaatccggtttgattcttatctaaaagttgtgggactgccCAATGGCCCGACCCTACcagcactggtaccattttaactttttttttgtcttgtaaagagataactcacatacctatgccttaaatttagccttactctccaccaaactttgcagcagaagcggcagcagcaccatgccggcagcagctctgcctgcccatgggttctgtccccatgccagaGGCGGCaacagcagctccccatgccagcagcatctctgactgcccatgggtccccatgctattctattctctaagtaaaagagcactactgccagattttaagagtctaagaaatctttgtttcgactcctcggctcaccgaccccgcatcatagGAGATGGGGACACGTTGTACATTTTAGCCTAGAATAAATGAGGAACTCCTATTCCCTAACTTCCTCTCACTCTCACTCATATTGCAAATAAtgcattagggaaaaaaaatccttttactgTAGTCTTAgtgggattttaaaaaagaaaaaaattttatgccTGTGTTCACAGTGTAATCTTTACTGGGAAGCGCTCTAGGCCTCGGCTTAGTTTTCTGTTGAATTATCCAGCTCCAGATGGGCTGCTCTAGGAGAGAAATTTGGGCCTTTAAGGGAGCAAATACTGCTGGTGTTTGTGGAGGTACAATTTCACTATCAGCATATTCAGTGCATTCCTCAAATAATCACTTTAATTATAGCAATTATAGTTTAACAAtcataaaaacaattataaaatcaGTTATTTCATATAGAGAGCATGGGCAAGGAGGACCCTTCCATTGATGGGTACTGGGTCCCTCTTGTCCGGTGTCTGCCTTGTCAGATCGCCTCCCAGTAAATTGTCTGGAGCACAGGGCCTGAAGGAGAGAGACCTAAGTCATTCAGGAGATGCAAAGATGCAAGGGGTGCCCAAAGGAAGTGGTTCAACGCCAGGCCCTGCCACATAGGACACGGGAAAGTTTGGGTTCCCTTGGTACCGACctgtggatcacctttcctggtGAGCCCCAGGGAAATCACGTCTTGGTGTTTCTCAGGCGCGGGGGCGCCACCCTCACCTCACGCCTCCCTCACCTCGCCCCTCCCCCTGGGTCCCTACCCTTGGGAGCAGGCGAAGCCCGTGGGCTCCTGGGAGCTTTGAACTTCCAACGTCTGATGGTGAGAACCCCGAGCACGCGCCAGAAACGGCTGAGGCCAGGAACGGCTGAgatgagaggaggaaaagaggctAACACCCAGAGATGTGGAGGGCTGAAATGGGCTTTCCGGATAGGGAAGCgacagagaggggaggaggaagtgcAAAGATGAGGGGCTGGGCCGGGAGGAGGATGAGCGCGCCGCACAGGGGAGCCTGGGGGGACCAGAATGGGACCTAAGCAGCCAGTAATGAGAGGAAGGGGCCAGAATGAGGGGGAGGCGTGGTTTGAGTGAGCGATTGACAGGGAGGAGAAACAAATggacaaggaaagaaaggagaatgtGAAATAGAGGATAGAAGCTTGTCTTGGGGAAAGAAGGGACTTAGGAGGAGAGCCAGTGTGCTCACTTACTCCAGCAAGTAGGGGTCCTGGCAGGGATGGAACACTTGCTGCTGTGGAGCCCATAAGTGGCTGCCTAGGTAAGTCTTGATTCTAATATGTTGTGATGACTGGCAGGCCTCTCAGCAGGACTTGGAAGACCCCACTGTAACTATTGGGTTGGGTTCTATTTGTTGTGATCTGGCAAAATGCAAACAACTAATAATCCTACCCCCTAGTCATATAATGCTTAGTCAACCCTTTCAAAGTACTTCTCTTGTCCTAATCTGCTCCCTGCAACAACACTGGTAATGTCTTGAGATGGTtgcattatctccattttataggcaAAGAAGTTAAAACTCAGGTGAAGTGACTTATCCAGGGTCATAGGTCAAGTAAATGACTGAGGAGAAACAACAGGTTGGTTATGATTTTACTGAAGCCAGTATTCACCAGTCTGGAATAAAGATAATTATAGCAGGATGTGACTCAGTGACAAGAGGTAACAGAAAGCTGATGACTTTCTGAGCCCACAAAAAAATGTCCCCAGACTCAAAAATCattttctcctcatctgtaaagtccAGGAAGGCAGATGCTTCTCAC
The Equus caballus isolate H_3958 breed thoroughbred chromosome 7, TB-T2T, whole genome shotgun sequence genome window above contains:
- the CCKBR gene encoding gastrin/cholecystokinin type B receptor isoform X1, which gives rise to MELLKLNQSVQGSGPGPGASLCRPGGPLLNSSGTGNLSCEPPRIRGAGTRELELAIRVTLYAVIFLMSVGGNVLIIVVLGLSRRLRTVTNAFLLSLAVSDLLLAVACMPFTLLPNLMGRFIFGTVVCKAVSYLMGVSVSVSTLSLVAIALERYSAICRPLQARVWQTRSHAARVIVATWMLSGLLMVPYPVYTTLQPAGPLVLQCVHRWPSARVRQTWSVLLLLLLFFVPGVVMAVAYGLISRELYLGLRFDGDSDNENQNRLRSQGGPSGGAGPGAAHQNGRCRPELGLAGEDGDGCYVQLPRSRPALELSALTAPTPGPGSGPRPAQAKLLAKKRVVRMLLVIVVLFFLCWLPVYSANTWRAFDGPGAHRALSGAPISFIHLLSYTSACVNPLVYCFMHRRFRQACLDTCARCCPRPPRARPRPLPDEDPPTPSIASLSRLSYTTISTLGPG
- the CCKBR gene encoding gastrin/cholecystokinin type B receptor isoform X2 translates to MDTAELELAIRVTLYAVIFLMSVGGNVLIIVVLGLSRRLRTVTNAFLLSLAVSDLLLAVACMPFTLLPNLMGRFIFGTVVCKAVSYLMGVSVSVSTLSLVAIALERYSAICRPLQARVWQTRSHAARVIVATWMLSGLLMVPYPVYTTLQPAGPLVLQCVHRWPSARVRQTWSVLLLLLLFFVPGVVMAVAYGLISRELYLGLRFDGDSDNENQNRLRSQGGPSGGAGPGAAHQNGRCRPELGLAGEDGDGCYVQLPRSRPALELSALTAPTPGPGSGPRPAQAKLLAKKRVVRMLLVIVVLFFLCWLPVYSANTWRAFDGPGAHRALSGAPISFIHLLSYTSACVNPLVYCFMHRRFRQACLDTCARCCPRPPRARPRPLPDEDPPTPSIASLSRLSYTTISTLGPG